The Lepeophtheirus salmonis chromosome 1, UVic_Lsal_1.4, whole genome shotgun sequence genome has a segment encoding these proteins:
- the LOC121117553 gene encoding uncharacterized protein, translating into MASSRSSKSRSLNTDEIIEILDRLDSNNDIIMGFPDVNDLSDGDSDKTDEEAIGDSDRLSRLLLQAPAHIEQDEDVDEMEENIPSNSKKHARRRWRKDYRECPISQSVITLPPSNVAMSLDKCHDFFDEELLSEIVFQTNLYAFQKKKKS; encoded by the exons atggcGTCCTCACGTTCAAGCAAGTCTCGCTc GTTGAATACAGAtgaaatcattgaaatattggATAGGCTTGAtagtaataatgatattatcatGGGATTTCCAGATGTCAATGATTTATCTGATGGCGATAGTGACAAGACTGATGAAGAAGCCATAGGAGATTCTGATCGTTTGAGTAGACTTCTTTTACAAGCCCCAGCTCATATTGAACAAGATGAAGATGTGGATGAGATGGAGGAAAATATACCTTCTAACTCAAAAAAGCATGCACGAAGACGTTGGCGGAAAGATTATAGAGAATGTCCTATTTCTCAATCAGTTATTACATTACCACCATCTAATGTAGCTATGTCATTAGATAAATGTCATGACTTTTTTGACGAAGAGCTCCTatctgaaattgtttttcaaacaaatctttatgcatttcaaaaaaaaaaaaaatcttga